A window of the Parabacteroides merdae ATCC 43184 genome harbors these coding sequences:
- a CDS encoding RagB/SusD family nutrient uptake outer membrane protein: protein MKKIKLLCAAGLLGALAMTSCTDLTEKVYSDLVRDNYYTDKLSVEAAVVRCFEHSDNVTWRGDIWKLQELTGDHFVWTQKGRHGYDDGQWIRLHEHKWNYIQGQINGAWVASYQCISQVNTVLRDFNTVDFSAIGVTDEEKAAYYSDLRVLRAWYYMFLLDFYRQVPIATEQQASDEIVPQSTAKEVYDFIESELKECIPTLPKEKRLGRWTQGPAAGLLVRLYLNAKVWIGEDHYADCKQWAEDIIAGKYGTYSINQQDYRDPFRSGINKYQSPENMFEFWHERGRLEQQTMWADGMHYSAAQTIGSDGGGNNGIHLQPSRDFQGNVYQFASGLGNPFEKYAKCDYRVIPFHTTDAKGGYEGFFLQGAQMKYDESKQYGFTDENVNGSEEWMGFPLVFVDQVGRFSEDKSLNAENKKQALLDAAARGGYFICNDADVIAKGSQVTTGEENSGFRFNKFPYLPDHDGLFRSQSTPEMRLSEMYYSLAECYYREGNKAKAAELLDYVRVRNYPAEEWSKYSYVANLDKLTDSEFLDEWGREFIGERRRRIDLIRWNKFHEEWWNKGKDATDKEYSYFPIPQNQLNASPILKQTTPGWE from the coding sequence ATGAAAAAAATTAAATTATTATGTGCTGCAGGTTTGTTGGGTGCTCTTGCCATGACATCTTGTACGGATCTGACAGAAAAAGTATATTCAGATTTAGTGAGAGACAATTATTATACGGATAAATTGTCTGTTGAAGCTGCCGTGGTTCGTTGTTTCGAACATAGTGACAATGTTACGTGGCGCGGTGATATCTGGAAGTTGCAGGAATTGACAGGTGACCATTTTGTCTGGACACAGAAAGGACGGCACGGATATGACGATGGCCAATGGATTCGCCTGCACGAACATAAATGGAACTATATTCAAGGACAGATCAACGGTGCTTGGGTGGCATCTTACCAGTGTATCAGTCAGGTAAACACGGTGTTGCGTGATTTCAATACGGTTGATTTTAGTGCGATCGGTGTTACTGATGAAGAGAAGGCTGCTTATTATAGTGACTTACGTGTATTGCGGGCTTGGTACTACATGTTTTTGTTGGATTTTTACCGTCAGGTTCCAATCGCTACGGAACAACAGGCTTCTGATGAAATCGTGCCTCAGAGTACAGCAAAAGAGGTTTATGATTTCATTGAGTCGGAATTGAAAGAATGTATCCCTACATTGCCGAAAGAAAAACGTCTCGGACGTTGGACACAGGGACCGGCAGCCGGTTTGTTGGTTCGTCTTTATTTGAATGCCAAGGTGTGGATTGGTGAGGATCATTATGCTGATTGTAAGCAATGGGCGGAAGATATTATTGCCGGTAAATATGGTACATACAGCATAAACCAACAAGATTATCGTGATCCGTTCCGTTCTGGTATCAATAAATATCAGTCTCCTGAGAATATGTTCGAGTTTTGGCACGAACGCGGTCGTTTGGAACAACAGACGATGTGGGCAGATGGTATGCACTATTCTGCAGCCCAGACGATTGGTAGCGATGGTGGTGGCAACAACGGTATCCATTTGCAGCCTTCTCGTGACTTCCAAGGAAATGTGTATCAGTTTGCCAGCGGACTCGGAAATCCATTTGAAAAATATGCGAAGTGTGACTATCGTGTAATTCCTTTCCATACGACAGATGCGAAAGGTGGTTATGAAGGTTTCTTCTTGCAAGGGGCACAGATGAAATATGACGAGTCGAAGCAATATGGTTTTACAGATGAAAATGTGAATGGCTCCGAAGAATGGATGGGTTTCCCGTTGGTGTTTGTCGACCAGGTAGGACGTTTTTCAGAAGATAAGTCGTTGAACGCCGAAAACAAGAAACAAGCCTTGTTGGATGCTGCTGCCCGTGGGGGATATTTCATTTGTAATGATGCTGATGTGATCGCGAAAGGTTCTCAGGTGACTACCGGTGAAGAAAATTCCGGTTTCCGTTTCAATAAATTCCCTTATTTACCGGATCATGATGGTTTGTTCCGTTCTCAGTCTACTCCTGAGATGCGCTTGTCTGAAATGTATTACTCATTGGCAGAATGCTATTACAGGGAAGGAAATAAGGCAAAAGCAGCTGAACTATTGGATTATGTACGGGTAAGAAATTACCCTGCGGAAGAATGGTCGAAATATAGCTATGTGGCAAATCTGGATAAGTTGACGGATTCTGAATTTTTAGATGAGTGGGGACGTGAGTTCATCGGTGAACGCCGCCGCCGTATTGATTTGATTCGTTGGAATAAATTCCATGAAGAATGGTGGAATAAGGGAAAAGATGCTACAGACAAAGAATATAGCTATTTCCCTATTCCTCAAAACCAACTGAATGCAAGTCCGATCCTGAAACAGACAACTCCGGGTTGGGAATAA